A single Elaeis guineensis isolate ETL-2024a chromosome 15, EG11, whole genome shotgun sequence DNA region contains:
- the LOC140853956 gene encoding uncharacterized protein, producing the protein MSDKNWMKLNDRASMEYINGVHSFLNFAFGQPTVSNRIQCPCTKCRNTVFKGRHEVRARLIRNGIVKSYKYWVYHGETIEKNLEECNANSRDNLDEEENTDYDDLIGMVHDACAFINTDVERDDVNEGYEPQEPNPEAAAFYRLLKDADKNLYPGCDKVSKLSFAVKLLHLKCLNNWSDTSMDKLLKVFKEVLPNGALVPNSFYKAKKLIQDLGLEHIKIDACLNDCVIYWGEHANAIVYPVYPRSVRLGLASDGFQPFENMSTPHSPKCPENDIDVYLQPLIEELKELWDIGLRKLKKVTFGKGQKRKHDDFNDVYNWRKKSIFFQLPYWKDLKLRNNFDVMHIARNVSSNILEIVLDIKGKTKDTLKGRFDLVDMNIRHNLHPYIENGKLKMSVATYTLSPQEKIAFCNFLSNLRVPDGFSSNISRCVNINEKKISGLKCHDHHILLQQILPVAIRELLPKFVCEPLIKLSNFFRNLCSKSLKVQDLKQLEDDIIMTLCKLETIFPPAFFDIMIHLPIHLASEAKIGGPVQYRWMYPVERYLRTLKSYVRNKAHPEGSIARGYLANECLTFCSREHKKELEEASSRNVLARHHKEFPDWFYERVSKLKAKGKASEDLLSLAVGSFKIVHRYETYIVNRFRFHTRDRAIGRKSQNSGVLVKGDDTSADKEYYGVLEDIFELFINIHGSLNTNEPFVLASQAQQVFYVEDLVDSNWLVMVKTYPRDADDNDDDDSLIEDDVYQQEEQEQNFQYGQVMNNDELIGVLHRDDLQPQSFSPNNDTNRENLTLDDFINDDEIEEEAESETDDDQNNHDEYSSNEYSPDD; encoded by the exons ATGTCAGATAAGAACTGGATGAAACTTAATGACAGAGCAAGTATGGAATATATAAATGGAGTCCATTCATTTCTTAACTTTGCTTTTGGTCAGCCAACTGTTAGTAATAGAATACAATGTCCTTGTACTAAGTGTAGAAATACAGTCTTTAAGGGCCGACATGAAGTGAGGGCTCGCTTGATCCGAAATGGAATTGTGAAAAGTTATAAATATTGGGTTTATCATGGTGAgacaattgagaaaaatttagaggAATGCAATGCTAATAGTAGAGACAATTTAGATGAGGAAGAAAATACAGATTATGATGACTTAATTGGAATGGTTCATGATGCATgtgctttcataaatactgatgtTGAAAGAGATGATGTGAATGAAGGATATGAACCCCAAGAACCAAATCCGGAAGCAGCAGCCTTTTACAGGTTGCTTAAAGATGCCGATAAAAATTTGTATCCTGGATGTGACAAGGTCTCCAAATTATCCTTTGCTGTGAAGTTACTCCATTTAAAATGTTTAAATAATTGGAGTGATACATCAATGGATAAGTTGCTGAAGGTTTTTAAGGAAGTTCTTCCAAATGGTGCCTTAGTTCCAAACTCATTTTATAAAGCTAAGAAGCTTATTCAGGATTTGGGACTTGAACATATAAAAATAGATGCATGCTTGAATGATTGTGTTATATATTGGGGAGAGCATGCCAATGCAATCGTATATCCTGTAT ATCCTCGGAGTGTTAGGCTTGGTCTTGCAAGTGATGGCTTCCAACCATTTGAAAATATGTCTACCCCTCATA GTCCTAAGTGCCCCGAAAATGACATTGATGTGTATCTACAGCCTTTAATTGAAGAGTTGAAGGAGTTATGGGATATAGGA CTGCGTAAGTTAAAAAAAGTTACTTTTGGGAAGGGTCAAAAGCGTAAGCATGATGATTTTAACGATGTTTACAATTGGAGGAAAAAGAGTATATTCTTTCAATTGCCTTATTGGAAGGATCTGAAATTGCGCAATAATTTTGATGTGATGCATATTGCGAGAAATGTTTCTTCTAATATTTTAGAAATTGTGCTGGATATAAAAGGAAAGACAAAAGATACATTGAAGGGCCGTTTTGACCTTGTAGATATGAACATTAGGCACAATCTTCATCCTTATATTGAAAATGGTAAATTGAAGATGTCAGTTGCAACTTATACATTATCCCCACAAGAGAAGATAGCCTTTTGCAATTTCTTATCTAATCTAAGGGTCCCTGATGGATTCTCTTCTAACATATCAAGATGTGTGAATataaatgagaagaagatttctGGCTTAAAGTGCCATGACCATCATATCCTTTTGCAGCAAATACTTCCAGTTGCCATTCGGGAATTATTGCCTAAGTTTGTTTGTGAGCCATTGATTAAGCTAAGTAACTTCTTTAGAAACTTATGCTCAAAGTCGTTAAAAGTTCAAGATCTAAAACAATTGGAGGATGACATTATTATGACTCTGTGTAAACTTGAAACAATATTCCCACCAGCTTTCTTTGATATTATGATTCATTTACCAATTCACTTGGCAAGCGAGGCTAAAATTGGTGGACCGGTCcaatatagatggatgtatccagtTGAAAG ATATTTGCGAACATTAAAGTCTTATGTCCGAAACAAAGCtcatccagaggggtcaattgcAAGAGGTTATCTTGCAAATGAATGCCTTACATTCTGTTCTag GGAGCATAAAAAAGAATTGGAAGAGGCGAGCTCAAGAAATGTCCTGGCTAGACATCACAAAGAATTTCCAGATTGGTTTTATGAACGT GTTTCAAAGCTTAAAGCTAAAGGCAAAGCAAGTGAAGATCTTCTAAGCTTGGCTGTTGGATCGTTCAAAATAGTTCATAGATATGAAACTTACATTGTCAATAGATTCAGATTTCATACAAGAGATCGTGCAATTGGACGAAAAAGTCAGAATAGTGGAGTGCTTGTTAAAGGAGATGATACATCTGCTGATAAAGAATACTATGGAGTGTTGGAAGATATTTTTGAATTGTT CATAAATATCCATGGATCTTTGAACACCAATGAGCCTTTTGTGTTGGCTTCTCAAGCTCAACAAGTGTTCTATGTAGAAGATTTAGTTGATAGCAATTGGCTTGTTATGGTAAAAACTTATCCACGTGATGCagatgataatgatgatgatgatagtttGATCGAAGATGATGTCTACCAACAAGAGGAACAAGAACAAAATTTTCAATATGGTCAAGTCATGAACAATGATGAGTTGATAGGAGTGCTACATCGAGATGATCTTCAACCACAAAGCTTTTCACCCAACAATGACACAAATAGAGAGAATCTGACATTAGATGATTTTattaatgatgatgagatagaagaagaAGCTGAAAGCGAAACAGATGATGATCAAAACAACCACGATGAATACAGTTCTAATGAATATAGTCCTGATGATTAG